A genomic segment from Nicotiana sylvestris chromosome 1, ASM39365v2, whole genome shotgun sequence encodes:
- the LOC138874111 gene encoding uncharacterized protein: MKHGKSPEQKEFADAFLEHFLPIEVLKAKALEFEKLRQNDMSVNEYYLKFVSLAKYAPKMVRDMRARVRRFMLGFSDDLFTDANIPAQNNDMTITKMVAFFQGNEDRLKEEERLQKEKDREFSKRAKSAENFSHGAAGSQSQTNVDYRGLEYPTCNTCGKKHLSVCHLGTNGCFGCGQQGHFLRDCPSTKQNNGGRQDTEARGDVVTCILTKFTFDVYALIDPGSTLSYVTPYIAKKFGIEPEKLCEPFEVSTLVGELVITRCIYRGCSVKVYHRLTAADLVEVEMVDFDVIMGMDWLASRYATVGCRTKIVSFAFLGEPVLEWEGDAVTPRDRFVSYLKARKMISKGYIYHLNGSSRVERVKSPVENLLDKGFIRPSVSPWGAPVLFVRKKGYYRRFVEGFSSISSPLTRLTQKKVKFQWSDACEKSFEELKKRFTSAPVLTLAEGTEGFVIYCDASGVGLGYVLMQHGKANVVADALSQRSMGNLAHVEAGKRTMMKEVHHLASLGVRLLDSKDGGVVLQNRAETFLVAEVKEKQFNDPYLLQMKEEFTNTRL, from the exons ATGAAACATGGGAAGAGTCCCGAGCAGAaggagtttgctgatgcattccTTGAGCATTTTCTACCCATTGAGGTCTTGAAAGCTAAGGCTTTAGAGTTTGAGAAACTCAGACAGAATGATATGAGTGTGAATGAGTACTACCTCAAGTTCGTCTCTCTGGCCAAGTATGCTCCAAAAATGGTACGTGATATGAGGGCCAGAGTTAGGCGGTTTATGTTGGGATTTTCAGATGATTTGTTTACTGATGCTAATATACCTGCTCAGAATAATGACATGACCATCACTAAGATGGTTGCCTTTTTTCAAGGGAATGAAGACAGGTTGAAAGAAGAAGAGCGGCTACAAAAAGAGAAGGATAGGGAATTCAGCAAGAGAGCTAAGTCTGCAGAAAATTTCAGCCATGG AGCAGCAGGCTCACAGTCACAGACTAATGTGGACTACAGAGGCCTTGAGTACCCTACTTGCAACACGTGTGGTAAGAAGCATCTAAGTGTGTGTCATTTAGGCACAAATGGCTGCTTTGGGTGCGGTCAACAGGGCCATTTCTTGAGGGATTGTCCATCAACAAAGCAGAACAATGGAG GCCGTCAGGATACAGAGGCTCGTGGAGATGTTGTCACATGTATACTAACAAAATTCACTTTTGATGTATATGCTCTTATAGATCCGGGGTCCACCCTATCTTATGTAACCCCATATATTGCTAAGAaatttgggatagaaccagaAAAGTTGTGTGAACCCTTTGAAGTGTCCACTCTAGTTGGAGAATTAGTTATAACAAGGTGTATCTATAGGGGATGTTCAGTCAAAGTGTATCATCGTCTTACTGCAGCAGACTTAGTAGAAGTGGagatggtagacttcgatgtgatcatgggcatggattggttagcGTCTCGTTATGCCACAGTGGGTTGTAGAACCAAAATAGTAAGTTTTGCATTTCTTGGTGAACCAGTCTTAGAATGGGAGGGTGATGCAGTAACACCTAGGGATAGGTTTGTTTCCTATCTTAAAGCCAGAAAGATGATCTCCAAGGGATATATCTATCACCTG AATGGCTCCagtagagttgaaagagttaaaagtCCAGTTGAAAATCTTCTAGATAAGGGGTTTATAAGAccaagtgtctcaccttggggcgcACCGGTCTTGTTTGTCCGAAAGAAGG GCTATTATAGGCGTttcgtagagggattttcttctatCTCGTCCCCTTTGACTAGATTAACTCAGAAGAAAGTCAAGTTTCAATGGTCGGACGCGTGCGAGAAAAGTTTTGAGGAGTTAAAGAAGAGGTTCACTTCAGCTCCAGTCCTGACACTAGCGGAAGGAACTGAAGGGTTTGttatttattgtgatgcttcaggggTTGGTCTTGGGTATGTATTAATGCAGCACG GGAAAGCAAATGTTGTAGCTGATGCTCTCAGTCAGCGTTCTATGGGAAACTTAGCTCATGTTGAGGCAGGAAAGCGAACTATGATGAAGGAAGTCCACCACTTAGCAAGTCTAGGAGTTCGACTTTTGGACTCCAAAGACGGTGGCGTTGTTCTCCAGAACAGGGCTGAAACCTTCTTAGTAGCCGAAGTAAAGGAAAAACAGTTCAATGATCCCTACTTATTGCAGATGAAGGAGGAATTCACAAACACAAGACTATGA